ACGAGCCGCGTCGTCTTGCGCACAGACTCCAGAATCGGCCCGTAGTCGATCGGTGAGATCGAACGCAGGTCGATCACCTCGACGCTTGTGCCTTCTCCCGCCGCGAGCTCGGCCGCGTGCAGCAGCACACTGACCATCGCGCCGTGGCCGAGCAGCGTGACATCGGTTCCCGTACGCACGACCCGGCTGGCATGCAGCGGAACGGCGTGCGCAGAAAAGTCCACTTGACCCTTGGGCCAGTAGCGACTCTTCGGCTCGAAGAACATGATCGGATCGCGTGAGGCAATCGCCTCCTGGATCATCCAATACGCATCGTTCGGCGTCGACGGGCTGACGACGCGCAGGCCGGCCGTGTGCGCGAAATAGGCCTCCGGGCTTTCCTGGTGGTGTTCGACGGCGCCGATGTGCCCGCCATACGGCACTCGGATGACGACGGGCATGTTCAGCGTGCCCTCCATCCGCGCTGTCAACTTGGCCAATTGGGTGGTGATCTGGTCGAATGCCGGAAATATGAAACCGTCGAACTGGATCTCGCAGACCGGCCGGTAGCCACGCAGCGCCAGACCGATCGCCGTGCCGACGATGCCGGACTCCGCGAGCGGAGTATCGAGCACGCGGTTGACTCCGAACTCGGCCTGCAGCCCTTCCGTGACGCGGAACACTCCACCGAGCCGGCCGATATCCTCGCCCATCAGCAGCACCTTCGGGTCGTTATGCATCGCCAGGCGCAGGCCCGCGTTCAGCGCCTTGGCCATCGGCAGCGATTCGACAGTGCTCTCTGCACCACTGGTCGCGGCACCACCGGCGGGAAGGTCGCGATTCGGCGTGCTCAGCGACCGATCCGATTCGAGTGTCGTCATGCGGACGCCTCTCCCGATTCCGTGGATTCCGGCGTGACGAAGGACCCCTCGTAGCGTTCGAGCCATGCCTTCTGTTCGTCCATCACCGGATGCGGCTCCGCATACACATTGTCGAAGATCAGCGACTGGCTCGCCGGCCCGAGCGCCAACGTGCGCGCGCGGATATCCGCCGCGAGGTCATCCGCTTCTTCGTCGACGCGGGCGAAGAAGGCGTCGTCGGCGCCGCGGTCGGCGAGGTAGGTGCGGTAGCGAGCGATCGGATCCCGCGCACTCCAATACGCAACCTCATCGGCGCCGCGATATTTAGTGGGATCGTCGCTGGTGGTGTGCGCGCCCATCCGGTACGTGACCGCCTCGATCAAGGTCGGTCCGTCGCCGGCGCGCGCGCCGTCGAGGTGTTTGACGGTGACCGCGAAGCTGGCGAGCACGTCATTGCCGTCGACCTGCACTCCGGGAATGCCGAACCCGGTCGAGCGCAGATACAGCGGGGTTCGCGACTGCGTCGAGACCGGCACGGAGATCGCCCAGTGATTGTTCTGCAGGAAGAACACCTGCGGCGTCTGATAGCTGGCCGCGAAGACGAACGCCTCGCTGACGTCGCCCTCCGACGTAGACCCGTCGCCGAAGTAGACCATCACCGCCGCATCCGTCTCCGGGTCGCCGGTGCCGCACGCCCCGTCGAACTTGATGCCCATCGCGTAACCGGTTGCGTGCAGTGTCTGCGTGCCGAGCACGAGGGTGTACGGATGCACATTGCCGTTGCTCGGGTCATCGAGCGTCCATCCGCTGTTCGTCAGCCCTCGCATGACGCGGATGATGTCCAGCCCGTCAACGCCGCGAATCATGCCGACGATGTGCTCGCGATACGACGGGAACAGATGGTCCTGCGCTCTCGCGGCGTGCGCGGACCCGACCTGCGCCGCCTCTTGCCCGTGACTTGGCGGCCAGAGTGCAAGCTGACCCTGCCGTTGCAGATTGGTGGCTTCCGTGTCGAAACGGCGCGCCGTGACCATGTCGCTGTAGAAGCGGCGAAGCAGTTCCTCGTCGAGCCGCTCCACGTATGGCAGGTATTCGTCTGCTGCGGCACTCGGCTGAATTCG
The Rathayibacter sp. SW19 DNA segment above includes these coding regions:
- a CDS encoding alpha-ketoacid dehydrogenase subunit beta, producing the protein MAKALNAGLRLAMHNDPKVLLMGEDIGRLGGVFRVTEGLQAEFGVNRVLDTPLAESGIVGTAIGLALRGYRPVCEIQFDGFIFPAFDQITTQLAKLTARMEGTLNMPVVIRVPYGGHIGAVEHHQESPEAYFAHTAGLRVVSPSTPNDAYWMIQEAIASRDPIMFFEPKSRYWPKGQVDFSAHAVPLHASRVVRTGTDVTLLGHGAMVSVLLHAAELAAGEGTSVEVIDLRSISPIDYGPILESVRKTTRLVVAQEAPGFVSVSSEIAATVTEKAFYSLEAPVLRVAGFDTPFPPAKLEDLYLPDADRVLEAVDRALAY
- a CDS encoding thiamine pyrophosphate-dependent dehydrogenase E1 component subunit alpha is translated as MQLLTPDGRIQPSAAADEYLPYVERLDEELLRRFYSDMVTARRFDTEATNLQRQGQLALWPPSHGQEAAQVGSAHAARAQDHLFPSYREHIVGMIRGVDGLDIIRVMRGLTNSGWTLDDPSNGNVHPYTLVLGTQTLHATGYAMGIKFDGACGTGDPETDAAVMVYFGDGSTSEGDVSEAFVFAASYQTPQVFFLQNNHWAISVPVSTQSRTPLYLRSTGFGIPGVQVDGNDVLASFAVTVKHLDGARAGDGPTLIEAVTYRMGAHTTSDDPTKYRGADEVAYWSARDPIARYRTYLADRGADDAFFARVDEEADDLAADIRARTLALGPASQSLIFDNVYAEPHPVMDEQKAWLERYEGSFVTPESTESGEASA